A DNA window from Candidatus Liberimonas magnetica contains the following coding sequences:
- a CDS encoding RES family NAD+ phosphorylase → MNKDNKIEKYRKIVQPQIEYCLNCQARDSGEWVWVLGDRTDLEELFCDYDVPDNLRNDLADKLVCNNCGTQLSRGIEIGLMTKAEREFHDKLAKWRKYYEKRFRDFLLYLEKYPFLGGQHKIGKIICENIKLFPTTEIINEEWCRARKIVSGRKLTKKDMDPPNPLENPIFEGRYNHFGQSHFYLSSQPEAAAKEILDNEEVFVNMQKILIEKASNILDLRDWWEGEDRGLPVIPMGLILSDLFQKDVDRKKNWKPEYFITRYIADVAKMNGYQGIIFQSKHHYYNNMVLFEPKLIKYKFIDEPYIYELKNNTDFEVTDWPFRNSK, encoded by the coding sequence ATGAATAAAGATAATAAAATAGAAAAATATCGTAAAATAGTGCAACCTCAAATAGAGTATTGTTTAAATTGCCAAGCCCGCGATAGTGGAGAATGGGTTTGGGTTCTTGGTGATAGAACTGATTTGGAAGAATTGTTTTGTGATTACGATGTGCCTGATAACTTAAGAAATGATTTGGCTGATAAGTTGGTTTGTAATAATTGTGGAACACAATTAAGTCGAGGCATAGAGATTGGTTTGATGACAAAAGCAGAAAGAGAATTTCATGATAAACTAGCAAAGTGGCGAAAGTACTATGAAAAACGTTTTCGTGACTTTTTATTGTATTTAGAAAAGTATCCTTTCTTGGGAGGGCAACACAAGATTGGTAAAATAATATGTGAGAACATTAAACTTTTTCCAACAACAGAAATAATTAATGAAGAATGGTGCCGAGCAAGGAAAATAGTGTCAGGTCGAAAATTAACAAAAAAAGATATGGATCCACCGAACCCATTAGAAAATCCTATATTTGAAGGCAGATATAATCATTTTGGTCAAAGTCATTTTTATTTATCAAGTCAACCGGAAGCAGCAGCAAAGGAAATATTGGATAACGAAGAAGTGTTTGTTAATATGCAAAAAATACTTATTGAAAAGGCAAGTAATATATTAGATTTAAGAGATTGGTGGGAAGGAGAAGATCGGGGATTACCTGTGATACCTATGGGGTTGATTCTGTCTGATTTATTTCAAAAGGATGTTGATAGAAAGAAAAACTGGAAACCAGAGTATTTTATAACAAGATATATTGCAGACGTTGCAAAAATGAATGGTTATCAAGGAATCATATTCCAAAGTAAACATCATTATTATAATAATATGGTTCTATTTGAGCCAAAACTGATTAAGTATAAGTTTATTGATGAACCATACATTTATGAACTAAAAAATAACACTGATTTTGAAGTTACTGACTGGCCTTTTCGAAACTCGAAATAA
- a CDS encoding nucleoporin NDC1 — MDQKPIKVWIDEDQYGVLKAMSFRRRASMSKIVRKAISAVVELQVSLWRVVEANKEKDKKSAEKVSIADIPREELKKEYNEWIKTAKNDKLDDVSAAVEKAFKANFCF, encoded by the coding sequence ATGGACCAGAAACCAATCAAGGTGTGGATAGACGAAGATCAATATGGGGTTTTAAAGGCCATGTCGTTCAGGAGACGTGCGAGTATGTCAAAGATCGTAAGGAAGGCAATTTCTGCCGTTGTAGAGCTTCAGGTGTCGCTTTGGAGAGTCGTAGAAGCCAATAAGGAGAAGGATAAAAAATCGGCGGAAAAAGTAAGCATAGCAGACATCCCCAGGGAAGAGCTTAAGAAAGAATACAATGAGTGGATTAAAACTGCCAAGAACGATAAACTTGACGATGTCTCGGCGGCTGTTGAAAAAGCGTTTAAGGCAAACTTCTGCTTTTAG
- a CDS encoding carboxypeptidase regulatory-like domain-containing protein codes for MLHKILITAFIIGINACLYADYTITTIAGNGTAGYSGDGGAATSAQLNTPGEIALDNIGNIYIADQTNKRIRKINSSGIISTIAGTGTAGFSGDGGLATSAQLSSPYGITVDTSNNVYFTDLNNVRVRKINALGIISTIAGTGIVGFSGDGGSATSAKLVSPVGIKVDALGNIYITDGVNYSQATISSRVRKISTSGIISTFAGTGTQGYTGDGGPATSAQFYYPFGIAADTSGNVYISDYDTHSSVVRKINASGTISTIAGTGTAGFSGDGGLATSAKLNMPTGLAIDISSNIYIYDGSRIRKISASDIISTIAGNGTAGYSGDGGIATSASIKDSGGGVAVDVSGNVYISDRYNHCIRKLTLLPTLSNTSEANYTSSFLYPSIGKSTSTFVFRVKYSQESNKAPGTNCPKLHIYNNGTEIYRSPFVMGAADITDTTYNDGKIYTCSIRLSASSNYTYKIEVFDVNGASATAITGTGPLITNPNFSSSRYNITTIAGIGGGPNAGYSGDGGPASAAKINHPDGVAVDELGNVYIADTQNQCIRKINTSGIITTIEQDKVMALDIDTAGNIYYSSDDSIKKIDILGTKSVIISGLNNPWGLVVDFFGNIYVAESGGNRVRKINALGTMTTIAGIGTAGYSGDEGLATAAKINNPITLAIDISGNVYVADYGNSRIRKIDMSGIITTIAGTSTSGYSGDGGAATSAEIHNPMGVGVDASGNIYISDTGNYRIRKINSSGIISTIAGNGTQGYSGDGGVATSASLSTVQLLEIDSSGNVYIDDYWGYIRKLTPIFTGNISGKVTKSDGTTALSGALLEVLQSNVVKSITTTDTSGYYSITIGTGTYDVKTSISGYQSQTKTGYSVANGSTITINFELTQINAQAQSGTISGKVTKSDGTTTISGVLIEAMQSGVTKASVLTDSSGNYSITVGTGAYNVKASTSGYQSQIKTGYNVTNGSTVTVNFSLIQVSAQAQTGTISCTVTDSNSTLIAGASIKIYQGSSFINEVYTDSTGKYSLTIGTGTYDFTVSKTGYQTSTQRNVSVTANQTTTINFSLATQTQTGTLFCNVQCNGIVVENALIRINQGNTLIDMDQTNSLGTYSLSLPPGTYDINVSKTGYQTTTQTGVAVSANQTTNLYISISLAQTTQNNQQQSGKQTTLSDNLFNPRTGGTCKIGFLVTQTGGVTIKICDYKGRQVRNVFDNVSYTAGSYQWNWDGKDDSGKAVSSGVYILYFKYPGGTETRKIGVK; via the coding sequence ATGCTACACAAAATATTGATAACTGCTTTTATAATTGGCATTAATGCATGTTTATATGCTGATTATACAATCACAACTATTGCCGGAAACGGAACAGCTGGTTATTCAGGTGATGGAGGGGCAGCTACTTCTGCACAACTTAATACTCCCGGGGAGATAGCATTAGACAATATAGGTAATATTTATATTGCTGACCAAACTAATAAACGTATAAGAAAGATAAATTCGTCAGGTATAATATCTACAATAGCAGGTACCGGGACGGCAGGTTTCTCTGGAGACGGAGGACTTGCAACTTCTGCTCAACTTAGTTCACCATATGGGATAACAGTTGATACTTCAAATAATGTTTATTTCACTGATCTTAATAATGTTCGCGTAAGAAAAATAAATGCTTTAGGCATAATATCAACAATAGCAGGTACTGGAATCGTAGGTTTTTCAGGAGATGGAGGTTCTGCAACTTCTGCTAAACTTGTTTCACCAGTTGGAATAAAAGTTGATGCATTAGGTAATATCTATATTACAGACGGAGTTAATTATTCTCAAGCTACAATCAGTAGTCGAGTAAGAAAAATAAGCACTTCCGGTATAATATCAACTTTTGCTGGAACTGGAACTCAAGGTTATACAGGTGACGGCGGTCCTGCCACTTCTGCTCAATTTTACTATCCATTTGGGATTGCAGCTGATACTTCTGGTAATGTCTATATCAGCGATTATGATACTCATTCAAGCGTTGTAAGGAAAATCAATGCTTCAGGAACAATATCTACAATAGCAGGTACTGGTACAGCAGGTTTTTCAGGGGATGGCGGACTGGCCACTTCTGCTAAATTAAATATGCCTACTGGACTAGCAATTGACATTTCAAGTAATATTTATATTTATGATGGTTCAAGGATTAGGAAAATAAGTGCTTCAGATATAATTTCAACTATAGCCGGGAACGGAACAGCGGGTTATTCAGGAGATGGGGGCATTGCAACTTCTGCTTCAATTAAAGATAGTGGCGGAGGAGTCGCGGTTGATGTTTCTGGTAATGTTTATATTTCTGATAGATATAACCATTGCATACGAAAACTGACTTTGTTACCAACATTATCAAATACTTCAGAAGCCAATTATACATCTTCATTTTTATATCCTTCAATAGGTAAATCAACTAGTACATTTGTTTTTAGAGTAAAATATAGTCAAGAAAGCAATAAAGCACCTGGAACAAACTGCCCTAAACTTCATATTTATAATAATGGAACAGAGATTTACAGAAGTCCTTTTGTTATGGGAGCAGCCGACATTACTGATACTACATATAACGACGGCAAAATTTACACCTGTTCTATAAGGCTTTCTGCAAGTAGTAACTATACATACAAAATCGAAGTTTTTGATGTAAATGGTGCATCGGCGACAGCTATAACTGGTACGGGACCTTTAATTACGAACCCTAACTTTTCTTCTAGCAGATACAATATTACTACTATTGCTGGAATTGGAGGTGGACCGAATGCTGGTTATTCAGGTGATGGCGGACCTGCATCTGCTGCGAAGATTAATCATCCTGACGGGGTTGCAGTAGATGAATTAGGTAATGTTTATATTGCTGATACCCAGAATCAATGTATAAGAAAAATTAATACATCTGGGATTATTACAACAATAGAACAAGATAAAGTTATGGCTCTTGATATAGATACCGCTGGAAATATCTATTATTCTAGTGACGATTCTATAAAAAAAATAGATATATTAGGAACAAAATCAGTAATTATTTCAGGGCTCAATAATCCGTGGGGTTTGGTTGTTGATTTTTTTGGCAACATTTATGTAGCTGAGTCTGGAGGTAATCGAGTAAGAAAAATAAATGCATTAGGAACAATGACTACGATAGCAGGGATCGGTACAGCCGGGTATTCTGGAGATGAAGGGCTTGCTACCGCTGCAAAAATTAATAACCCTATAACTTTAGCAATTGATATTTCCGGTAATGTTTACGTGGCTGATTATGGAAATTCCCGAATTAGAAAAATCGACATGTCAGGCATAATAACCACAATAGCAGGGACCAGTACATCTGGATATTCAGGAGATGGTGGTGCCGCTACTTCGGCTGAAATTCATAATCCAATGGGTGTTGGAGTAGATGCTTCAGGTAATATATATATATCAGATACAGGTAATTATCGTATAAGAAAAATTAATTCGTCTGGAATAATTTCAACAATAGCAGGGAATGGTACTCAAGGTTATTCTGGAGACGGAGGGGTGGCAACATCTGCTTCATTATCAACAGTTCAGTTATTGGAAATAGATTCTTCCGGTAATGTTTATATAGATGATTATTGGGGATATATAAGGAAACTTACGCCAATATTTACTGGTAATATTTCTGGCAAAGTCACAAAAAGTGACGGCACAACCGCTCTTTCCGGAGCCCTTCTTGAAGTATTGCAGTCTAACGTGGTAAAATCTATCACTACAACGGATACAAGCGGATATTATTCAATAACAATCGGGACAGGTACTTATGATGTAAAAACTTCCATTTCTGGATATCAATCCCAAACCAAGACAGGATATAGCGTAGCCAATGGTTCTACAATAACAATAAATTTCGAATTAACTCAAATAAATGCTCAAGCACAATCAGGGACAATTTCAGGCAAAGTAACAAAGTCGGATGGCACAACAACTATTTCTGGAGTTTTAATAGAAGCAATGCAGTCTGGTGTAACAAAAGCCAGCGTTTTGACAGATTCAAGCGGTAACTATTCAATAACAGTAGGAACAGGAGCTTATAATGTAAAAGCTTCTACTTCTGGTTACCAGTCGCAGATAAAAACCGGTTATAATGTAACAAATGGTTCTACAGTGACAGTGAACTTTTCGCTTATCCAAGTTTCTGCACAGGCTCAAACTGGAACCATATCATGTACAGTAACAGATTCCAACAGTACGTTGATAGCTGGTGCATCAATAAAGATATACCAGGGAAGCAGTTTTATAAACGAAGTATATACTGATTCAACCGGAAAATATAGCCTTACTATAGGGACAGGGACATATGATTTTACTGTTTCAAAAACAGGTTACCAGACATCTACACAGAGAAATGTTTCTGTAACAGCAAACCAGACCACAACGATAAATTTTTCGCTTGCTACACAGACACAAACAGGCACATTGTTCTGTAATGTTCAATGCAACGGTATTGTTGTCGAGAATGCATTGATAAGAATCAATCAAGGGAATACTTTAATTGATATGGATCAGACGAATTCTTTAGGTACATACAGTTTATCTCTTCCACCTGGCACGTATGATATCAATGTTTCCAAGACAGGGTATCAAACTACTACGCAGACCGGAGTCGCAGTAAGTGCAAATCAAACAACAAATCTATATATATCAATATCTCTTGCTCAAACAACTCAGAATAATCAACAACAATCCGGTAAACAAACGACATTGAGTGATAATTTATTTAATCCGAGAACTGGAGGGACATGCAAAATAGGATTTTTAGTAACACAAACTGGAGGTGTTACGATAAAGATATGCGACTATAAAGGTAGACAGGTAAGAAATGTCTTTGATAACGTAAGCTATACAGCAGGCAGTTATCAGTGGAACTGGGATGGTAAAGATGATAGTGGAAAAGCTGTATCTTCAGGTGTATATATTTTATATTTTAAATATCCCGGTGGGACAGAAACACGGAAAATAGGAGTCAAATAG
- a CDS encoding TIGR02391 family protein, with protein sequence MTQKRKVEGEIIEIKEFTKTEIDVGISKLNKRINDVKSIDSKNTKHSDATIETIELNIRETIREIFGTNSPEFKKHQYHAIWHGGVAFNLPDYERHRRFVDGIPQTISMLEGLIERLKEKEEYISFESKDKEISFWDLLHPSVITNAKSRFESKHYADAVETILKDLNNKIKDVVKKKTGKELDGSDLMHKAFSPNNPIITLDDLSTETGKNIQQGYMEIFAGAMTAIRNPKAHEIVNITKERAIHFLFFASLLYSKFDERI encoded by the coding sequence ATGACGCAGAAAAGAAAAGTTGAAGGAGAAATCATTGAAATTAAGGAATTTACGAAAACAGAGATAGATGTTGGAATAAGTAAATTGAATAAAAGAATTAATGATGTAAAATCTATTGATTCAAAAAACACGAAGCATTCAGATGCAACAATTGAAACTATCGAGTTGAATATTAGGGAAACTATTCGTGAAATATTTGGCACGAATTCTCCTGAATTCAAAAAACATCAATATCATGCAATTTGGCATGGTGGGGTTGCTTTTAATCTGCCTGATTATGAACGACATAGAAGATTTGTTGATGGTATACCTCAAACAATATCAATGTTGGAAGGTCTCATCGAAAGACTAAAGGAAAAGGAAGAATATATTAGTTTTGAATCTAAAGATAAGGAAATTTCTTTCTGGGATTTGTTACATCCTTCAGTAATAACAAATGCAAAAAGTCGTTTTGAAAGTAAACATTATGCAGATGCGGTAGAAACCATATTGAAAGATTTAAACAATAAGATTAAGGATGTAGTAAAAAAGAAGACAGGAAAAGAATTAGATGGTTCGGACCTCATGCATAAAGCGTTTTCACCTAACAACCCTATCATAACTTTAGATGATTTATCTACTGAAACTGGGAAAAATATTCAACAAGGATATATGGAGATATTTGCAGGAGCTATGACTGCTATAAGGAATCCAAAAGCACACGAAATTGTAAATATTACAAAAGAAAGAGCAATTCATTTCCTTTTTTTTGCAAGTCTGTTGTATTCCAAATTTGATGAAAGAATATGA
- a CDS encoding PorV/PorQ family protein, translating into MKIIKYIFMLFLLFFLLFIQINCYADTSAAMFLEIPSSAKAVGMGDCFTALADDPFGAYYNPAGISFIKYPTVSFLYQNYIQDMSDNSIGIAIPGKVFSFNLSPSFIAIKEEPIYDSFGNDTGRKFRYQATIVPFSAAVRIKELSFGGTIKYYKEELDTDSKDVTTFDAGAIYRLNNLSLGISELNMTGKLGDYDLPRTLKYGLCYKYKDLNLLFDYNSQLTINKSFYNLGGEFLISNILFVRCGYRLQDTFGGLAYGLGIKMGRFDIDYAASSYSDLGTAQTLGLNYNFGREKGKKEELPKPKEEPIKPKKELVKSKLELKGKNTAISEFLGKNASAADASIVTDFIRTEMVSSEYFNILERANMEMILAEQKFQLSGCTSQECAVKMGKVLNVQLVLIGSLSKLLETYYITVSLVDVETGKVIKSIDQKAMTADELKDACKTIVQKLIK; encoded by the coding sequence ATGAAAATAATAAAATATATATTCATGTTATTCTTACTGTTTTTTTTATTATTTATACAGATTAATTGCTATGCTGATACATCTGCCGCTATGTTTCTTGAGATACCATCATCAGCAAAGGCAGTAGGAATGGGAGATTGTTTTACAGCTTTAGCGGATGATCCTTTCGGTGCTTATTATAACCCAGCAGGGATTTCTTTTATCAAGTATCCAACCGTTTCATTTTTATACCAAAACTATATACAGGATATGTCAGATAATTCTATAGGGATAGCTATACCTGGTAAAGTGTTCAGTTTTAATCTTTCCCCTTCATTTATTGCAATTAAAGAAGAGCCGATTTATGATTCATTTGGGAATGATACTGGTAGGAAGTTTAGGTATCAGGCTACAATTGTGCCTTTCTCAGCTGCTGTAAGAATAAAAGAACTTTCTTTCGGCGGGACAATTAAATATTATAAAGAAGAATTGGATACTGATTCTAAAGATGTCACTACTTTTGATGCTGGTGCTATTTATAGGTTAAATAATTTAAGTTTAGGTATTTCTGAATTAAATATGACAGGAAAACTTGGGGACTATGATCTTCCCAGGACCTTAAAATATGGACTTTGCTATAAGTATAAAGACCTAAACCTTCTTTTTGATTATAATTCCCAACTTACAATAAATAAAAGTTTTTATAACTTAGGTGGAGAATTCTTGATATCGAACATTTTATTTGTAAGATGTGGATATAGGTTGCAAGATACATTTGGCGGTTTAGCTTATGGTTTGGGAATAAAAATGGGTAGGTTTGATATAGATTATGCAGCTTCAAGTTATAGCGACTTAGGTACTGCTCAAACATTAGGACTAAATTATAATTTTGGTAGGGAAAAAGGAAAAAAGGAAGAATTGCCAAAGCCCAAAGAAGAGCCAATTAAACCCAAAAAAGAACTTGTTAAATCAAAGCTGGAATTAAAAGGTAAAAACACAGCTATTTCAGAATTTTTAGGAAAAAATGCTTCAGCAGCGGACGCTTCAATAGTTACTGATTTTATTAGAACGGAAATGGTAAGTAGTGAATATTTTAATATTCTTGAACGAGCAAATATGGAAATGATTCTCGCAGAACAGAAGTTCCAATTGTCTGGCTGTACAAGTCAGGAATGTGCGGTTAAAATGGGAAAAGTTCTTAATGTACAGCTTGTATTAATAGGTTCTTTATCTAAACTGCTAGAAACTTATTATATTACAGTTTCTTTGGTAGATGTTGAAACAGGAAAGGTGATAAAATCAATAGACCAGAAAGCAATGACTGCTGACGAATTAAAAGATGCTTGTAAAACAATCGTACAAAAACTAATTAAATAA
- a CDS encoding tetratricopeptide repeat protein yields MIKLVGKLYAKAYFTAGKYYFSKKNFDESINNLDLAIKYNPNEGDYYNFRGYTYAEKHDYNRAILDYDKAIKLSPSLAVAYNNKGLAYYKLNKIQLAKENFRKASGLGLKIAKRNLNDLR; encoded by the coding sequence ATGATTAAATTAGTAGGAAAATTATACGCTAAAGCATATTTTACAGCAGGAAAGTATTATTTCTCAAAGAAAAACTTTGATGAAAGCATTAATAATCTCGATCTCGCTATTAAATATAATCCTAATGAAGGTGATTATTATAATTTTAGGGGTTATACATACGCTGAAAAACATGATTATAATAGGGCTATTCTAGATTACGATAAAGCCATCAAGCTGAGTCCATCGCTTGCAGTCGCTTATAATAATAAGGGATTGGCATATTATAAATTAAACAAAATACAACTCGCAAAAGAGAATTTTAGAAAAGCTTCTGGACTAGGGCTTAAGATAGCTAAACGAAATTTAAATGATTTGAGGTAG
- a CDS encoding MBL fold metallo-hydrolase: MKKVLLLISFIVVFSISELYADMTVYFIDVGQGDSEYIVLPNGKNVLIDGGPSSATSSNTASFLNAHNVTTIDYVVLTHPHDDHYKGLQWVFDNCQVNNFYDTKMNNSGAVGDETTRTKSASEPGCTIVYPSANDLLIWDSSVTVKVLNACPSTTSSSDGTTINQNSIVLKMTYNGESILFAGDIDTNVEATLVSTYGNNLAAKVLKVPHHGSAYGSSTAFLDKVKPTRAYIEVGAGNSYGHPDSGTVSRLQAAGATIYRTDTSGTMSYVISSVPASDTTDPSTPSNLAAIAVSSTSISLTWAASTDNVGVTGYQIIRDGSYLASTTSLTYLDTGLTPSTPYSYTVKAYDAAGNISTQSNTATATTNAASTSSNTGTNTNVKANDYVKPAELGFGGTSGIKKKIKELKRYKDALK; encoded by the coding sequence ATGAAAAAAGTATTATTGTTGATCAGTTTTATTGTTGTCTTTTCAATAAGTGAATTATATGCCGATATGACTGTCTATTTTATTGATGTAGGTCAAGGAGACTCAGAATACATAGTTCTACCCAACGGCAAGAACGTTCTTATTGACGGCGGGCCCTCAAGTGCTACATCATCTAATACAGCCTCTTTCTTAAACGCACACAATGTAACTACTATTGATTATGTAGTTTTAACGCATCCTCACGATGATCACTATAAAGGTCTTCAGTGGGTTTTTGACAATTGCCAGGTCAATAACTTCTATGATACAAAGATGAACAATAGTGGGGCAGTTGGTGATGAGACTACCCGTACAAAATCAGCAAGTGAGCCAGGATGTACTATCGTTTATCCTTCAGCAAATGATCTGCTTATCTGGGATTCAAGCGTTACAGTAAAAGTATTAAATGCCTGCCCTAGTACAACCTCCAGTTCGGATGGTACTACAATAAATCAAAACTCTATTGTCCTAAAAATGACCTACAACGGCGAATCGATACTATTTGCCGGTGATATAGATACGAATGTTGAAGCGACACTTGTATCAACCTATGGCAATAACCTAGCTGCTAAGGTACTCAAAGTACCTCATCATGGCAGTGCTTATGGCTCAAGTACAGCGTTTCTGGATAAAGTAAAGCCTACCCGGGCCTATATAGAAGTAGGTGCGGGCAATTCTTATGGACATCCAGATTCAGGAACAGTAAGCAGACTTCAAGCAGCGGGAGCAACTATATACAGAACAGATACCAGTGGCACAATGTCATATGTAATTAGCTCTGTTCCCGCGAGTGATACGACCGACCCCAGTACTCCATCAAACCTAGCCGCTATTGCTGTTTCATCTACCTCTATTAGTCTAACCTGGGCGGCTTCAACAGATAATGTAGGTGTTACAGGCTATCAGATCATCCGTGATGGCTCTTATTTGGCATCTACAACTAGTTTAACCTACTTAGACACTGGACTTACCCCTTCAACCCCCTACAGCTATACAGTGAAGGCCTATGATGCAGCCGGGAACATAAGTACACAGTCAAACACTGCTACAGCAACTACAAATGCAGCATCCACTAGCTCAAATACAGGAACAAATACAAATGTTAAGGCAAATGATTATGTAAAACCAGCTGAGTTAGGCTTTGGCGGAACGTCTGGTATTAAAAAGAAAATTAAAGAGTTAAAAAGGTATAAAGATGCTCTTAAATAG
- a CDS encoding transporter encodes MLLNRYKILFTASFMLCIGSNILANDSIEKLGITLGNPWIGLQYNLFSRTGLELRYSLDPEVKLVNFRGSYDLMQKNPYSIFAGLDYGSFSFDCEGITGTGSAITPFLGAAYSLNKKISISTDLGYSIISVESGNASLSGPEYTFNIWLTVYPFSHNKAKEVKKIEAKIDNPEPVKVTTPKSKTILKKPVKRLNSSK; translated from the coding sequence ATGCTCTTAAATAGATATAAAATACTTTTTACTGCATCTTTCATGCTTTGCATAGGTTCAAATATATTAGCTAATGATTCTATTGAGAAATTAGGAATCACTCTGGGAAATCCGTGGATAGGTCTCCAGTATAACCTATTTTCAAGAACTGGATTGGAATTAAGATACTCATTAGATCCAGAAGTGAAGCTTGTAAACTTTCGCGGAAGCTATGATCTCATGCAAAAGAACCCATATAGTATATTTGCCGGATTAGATTATGGTTCTTTTTCATTCGACTGTGAAGGTATAACTGGAACAGGTTCAGCAATAACACCTTTTTTAGGGGCTGCATATTCGCTGAACAAGAAAATATCTATCTCTACTGATCTTGGATACAGCATAATAAGTGTTGAATCTGGCAATGCTTCACTATCAGGCCCGGAATATACATTTAATATTTGGTTGACTGTATATCCGTTTAGTCACAATAAAGCTAAAGAAGTAAAGAAAATTGAAGCAAAGATTGATAATCCTGAACCAGTTAAAGTTACTACTCCTAAAAGCAAGACCATTTTAAAGAAACCTGTGAAACGGTTAAATAGTAGTAAGTAA